A window of the Blattabacterium cuenoti genome harbors these coding sequences:
- the carA gene encoding glutamine-hydrolyzing carbamoyl-phosphate synthase small subunit: MENHKIIKKALLVLEDGTRYEAYHFGAPVSSSGEVVFNTAMTGYTESITDPSYKGQILTYTYPIIGNYGIPSSSYSEESISEFYESNRIQVSGLIISYYSNRPYHWNMNQSLSNWLYENKIPGLSGVDTRFIAKKLRKNGGSMLGKILMENEDLPFYDPNQDNLSEKVSIHEKIIYGNGKYKILLVDFGLKNNILRCLLRRNCSIIRVPWDYDFTKEEYDGLILSNGPGNPKVYKKPIHYLRISMKKKQPIFGICLGNQLLGIAAGGDTYKLKYAHRSHNQPVLSLETGKSFITSQNHGYVLDVKNISREWKIFFKNLNDDTCEGIIHKYKPFFSVQFHPEASSGPKDTEFLFDFFIDSIHKNYKMNK, from the coding sequence ATGGAAAATCATAAAATAATAAAAAAAGCTCTACTTGTATTAGAAGACGGAACTCGGTATGAAGCTTATCATTTTGGAGCACCAGTATCCTCTTCTGGAGAAGTAGTCTTTAATACAGCTATGACCGGGTATACAGAAAGTATTACAGACCCTTCTTACAAAGGTCAAATACTTACTTATACTTATCCTATAATAGGAAATTATGGAATTCCATCTTCTTCTTATAGTGAAGAATCTATTTCTGAATTTTATGAATCTAATAGAATTCAAGTATCCGGACTTATTATTTCTTATTATTCTAATCGTCCGTATCATTGGAATATGAATCAATCCCTATCGAATTGGTTGTATGAAAATAAAATTCCTGGATTATCTGGTGTCGATACTAGATTTATTGCGAAAAAACTTAGAAAAAATGGAGGATCCATGTTAGGAAAAATTTTAATGGAAAATGAAGACCTTCCTTTTTATGATCCGAATCAGGATAATCTTTCTGAAAAAGTATCTATACACGAAAAAATTATATATGGAAATGGAAAATACAAAATATTACTTGTAGATTTTGGTTTGAAGAATAATATATTACGTTGTCTGTTACGAAGAAATTGTTCTATTATCAGAGTGCCATGGGATTATGATTTTACGAAAGAAGAATATGATGGATTGATTCTTTCAAATGGACCTGGAAATCCAAAAGTTTATAAAAAACCTATACATTATCTTCGTATATCTATGAAAAAAAAACAACCTATATTTGGCATATGTTTGGGGAATCAACTTTTAGGTATAGCGGCAGGAGGAGATACTTATAAATTGAAATATGCACATAGAAGTCATAATCAACCAGTTTTATCATTAGAAACAGGAAAAAGTTTTATCACATCACAAAATCATGGATATGTTTTGGATGTAAAAAATATTTCCAGAGAATGGAAAATATTTTTTAAAAATTTAAATGATGATACTTGCGAAGGGATTATTCATAAATATAAACCTTTTTTTTCTGTACAGTTTCATCCAGAAGCTTCAAGCGGACCTAAAGATACCGAATTTTTATTCGATTTTTTTATAGATTCAATTCACAAAAATTACAAAATGAATAAATGA